Proteins encoded in a region of the Drosophila busckii strain San Diego stock center, stock number 13000-0081.31 chromosome 2L, ASM1175060v1, whole genome shotgun sequence genome:
- the LOC108598601 gene encoding cyclin-Y-like protein 1 — translation MGNKNSCCAYASPQSDRKSKDIPPVFEERHQLPHTSQHQLDGHHGGSGVAMSVHQQHHHHGHGHQQGSSDNLRINKNLQHISEREALEGEEDPSCDPTAATMFLERSKVENGGMTRKRSQHQIAQQNSHVGSGGGAHTPGANSAGGGGGGLKKSSSCSTIYLDDSTVSQPNLKNTVKCVSLAIYYHIKNRQSDRRLDIFDEKLHPLTHDHVPENYDTLNPEHRQIYKFVRTLFNAAQLTAECAIITLVYLERLLTYAELDVGPCNWKRMVLGAILLASKVWDDQAVWNVDYCQILKDITVEDMNELERQFLELLQFNINVPSSVYAKYYFDLRTLAEANELNFPTEPLSKERAQKLEAMSRVMQDKVTAEALKNGIKKWSSMDNISQGGPRRSVAILS, via the exons ATGGGCAATAAAAATTCCTGCTGCGCCTATGCAAGTCCTCAGTCGGATCGCAAGTCCAAGGACATACCGCCTGTGTTTGAGGAGCGACATCAGTTGCCACATACATCGCAGCATCAGCTGGATGGACATCATGGTGGTAGCGGTGTGGCCATGTCtgtgcatcagcagcatcatcatcatggaCATGGACACCAGCAGGGCAGCAGCGACAATTTGAGAATCAACAAGAATTTACAGCACATCTCAGAGCGCGAGGCACTTGAGGGCGAAGAGGATCCCTCCTGTGATCCCACAGCTGCCACCATGTTTCTGGAACGCTCCAAAGTAGAGAACGGCGGCATGACACGCAAGCGCTCTCAGCATCAAATCGCACAACAAAACAGCCACGTAGGCAGCGGTGGTGGTGCACATACACCAGGCGCTAACAGTGccggcggtggtggtggtggcctGAAGAAAAGCTCTTCCTGCTCCACCATTTATTTGGACGACAGCACAGTGTCGCAGCCAAATCTGAAGAACACCGTCAAGTGCGTCTCACTGGCCATTTACTATCACATTAAAAATCGTCAGTCTGATCGACGCCTGGACATCTTTGATGAGAAGCTGCATCCATTGACACACGATCATGTGCCGGAGAACTATGACACGCTAAATCCGGAGCATCGTCAGATCTACAAGTTTGTCCGCACACTCTTCAATGCCGCTCAGCTGACGGCCGAGTGCGCTATCATAACGCTTGTCTATCTGGAGCGACTGCTCACCTACGCCGAGCTCGACGTGGGACCCTGTAACTGGAAGCGCATGGTACTGG GTGCCATTTTACTCGCTTCCAAGGTGTGGGATGACCAGGCAGTATGGAATGTGGACTACTGCCAGATACTCAAAGATATAACGGTGGAGGACATGAACGAGCTGGAGCGCCAGTTcctggagctgctgcagttcaaCATAAATGTGCCGTCATCCGTCTATGCCAAATATTATTTCGATTTGCGCACGCTTGCCGAGGCCAATGAGCTGAACTTTCCCACAGAGCCGCTGTCTAAGGAGCGAGCCCAAAAACTGGAGGCCATGTCGCGCGTCATGCAGGACAAGGTAACAGCCGAGGCGCTCAAGAATGGCATCAAGAAATGGTCCTCCATGGACAACATTAGTCAGGGCGGTCCGCGCCGCAGCGTGGCCATACTATCGTGA